Sequence from the Alkalispirochaeta americana genome:
GTCCGCTACATTGGGGTTGTCATGTTTTACTTCCTTAAAGCGGTCAAAAGGACCCAGCTTGTTGCCGTTAAAAACGATAAAGTAGTCGTACCTGTCAAAGTCCTGGACGTCGCGGTCAACCGACATTGAACCACCCCTGCCGATCGAACGCACCCCGACGTACGATTCATCCTCCCGGCGATAAATTGTCTTGTCGGGGTTCGGCGTTCGGACAACCAGAAAAGTAAATCTTTGGGAGCCGTCGTCGTTCAGGCCGATCCGGCCATAGACGAACTCTTCGTTGCCCTGCAGGCGGTAAACCGCATTTGACTGCGCCGAAATAGCTGCGGGAAGGATCACCATCAACATCAGTACCGAGGAAGTCAGCACTGCCAGAGTATGTCTTTTCATCACACCAAGCTCCTTAATCATGACCCGCGTATACGCAAGACCCGTTTTCTCACTAGCTTAGGTGGTCAGGAACGATACGTCAAATCCTCGCGCTTGGAATCATGAAAGAGCCTCTCACTTTTCTTTCGGGTTTCTTTCGGGTCTCTTTCGGGTCCCTCTCGGGTCTCTCTCGGGGGGCGCGCAGGATTGATCCGATCTGCCCGGAGGACTAGACTCACGGCATGGCACGGATAGAGTTTGGCCACACCTGGTGGGGGCGCCGCTGGCTGGATGCGCTCGCTCATATCGACTTTGGAAACCGGTTGCCCCGGGGAAAGCGCTATGCCCGAAACGGCTCGGTGAAATCGATCAGTATCGAGGGGACCAGGATCAGCGCGCGGGTCAAAGGTACCAGGCCGACCCCCTACAGCGTGAGACTCACGCTCTGGGAGTTCAGGGCCCTCGAGCAGGAGACGATCATCGATCTGGTGAAGGACGATCCCTACTATCTGTCGCAACTGGAGGCGCGCCGGCTCCCGCCGGAGCTGGAAGGCGTCCTGGCGGAACGGGGAATCCGGCTCTTCCCAAAAAGCTGGAAAGAACTCGCCATGACCTGCTCCTGCCCCGACTGGGCGGTGCCGTGCAAACACCTCGCCGCGGTGGTGTACATCGTGGCTAACGAAATAGACAAGAATCCCTTTCTCGTCTTTCGGATGCACGGTCTGAACCTCCTGGAGGCGATCCACGGCGGGCCGCTGGAGGATAACGGGAAGATCGTCGGGGTCGAGTCGCTGGTTGCCGAAGGCCCGGTGGAGTACGCCTGCTCCCGGGAGTCCCTGGAGGAGCTCGATCTGGCCGCGATTCCCGATCTCTATCCGGCGACGGCACAACTCCTGACGGAGTTCCCTCTCTTTTATCTTCAGGGGGATTTCAGGGAGCTGCTGCTGGGGGCGATCCGCAAGACCGGCACGAAGGCAACACGCTACATCAGCCGTCTGGATATCCAGGAGGAATCCCGGACTGCCCCCTCTTCAACGTGTACGATGACGATTCAGAAGGGGAGCGGCGGCGTTACCGGAAGGATCGGGTCGGGAGAGGGTGAGGTGGCCTTCGACTCCGACGACTTCTCCCCCTTCGTGGAGTACCTGCAGCGCCTCTCTGCGGGGGATCTCTCGGTCTATCCGCCGATGGTTTCCTTTCTGATCATGTGCCACAACTTCGCCCTGCGGGTGATGGAGCGCCACGCAATTGTGCCGGAACTGATTTCGGTGCGGAAGGACACTTTTATCATCCGGTGGATTCCGGCGCTCTTTAACGGCGAGGTCGCAGAGATTTTCGAGGGCCTCGTCAGGGCGCTTCCCGGGGAGGTTCTCCGCTACGACCGGAAGCCTCTGCCACGCCGGGAACAGGTGCTCTTTCTGATTTCCTTCTTCCTGCGCCACTACCTCCGCCTTCTGGAACCGGTGAAAAATGCCGGGGAACACCCGATTCGGGCGATGTTCTTCCAGGGTGATGAATACCGTCCCGCCAGGTTTGAGGAGCAGGGCAACGCCCAGACCATTAATCTCTGGCTGGGACGCTTCTTTATACGCCCGATCCACCACCATCCGGTTATCCGCGTGGAGGAAGGGGGCCAGGATGCTTTCAAATTCGAAGTTCTGGTCGGGGATCGCCGCGAACCCGAGAGCCTGCCCGTGAGTTTTCCGCTCTTTCTGGAATCCCTCGATCCCGAAACGCTCCCCCTGCTGCGCGATCTGAGTCTGCTCTCCACGTATTTGGGAACGGTGAATACCTTTCTGAAGGAAGGCAGAGCCGTAACGGTTTCCACCGGAAATTTTCTGGAGGAATGGTTTGGCGCGATACCGGCATTGCGGACGCTGGGGGTGCGAACGGTGGTTCCCAAGGCACTGCGGGAGGTGTTTCAGCCCCATCTTACGCTGGGGATGAGGAAACGATCGGACTCCGACTCCGACAGGGTTGTGTCCTATACCTCGCTGAAGGATATGCTGGCCGTGGACTGGCACGTCGCTGTGGGAGACGAGGTGATGCCTGCCGAGGAGTTGTTCGAACTGAGCGAACGCTACGGCCGTTTTGTCCGCTACAAGGACCGGTTTATCGAGCTGGACGAGACCCGGCTGGCACAGATTTCCCGAAAAATGGAACGCGATCCCCGCCCCAGGGCGATCGACCTCCTGCAGATCGGCCTGACCGGCACCTATGAGGGCGCACCCATAGCGATGAGCCCCGAGGCACGCGCCCTCTTTGACCAGCTCCTGAAAGCACCCGAGGCGGAGGTTCCCCCGGGGCTCAGGGCTGAACTTCGGCCCTACCAGCTGCGCGGGTACCGGTGGCTGTATAACAATTACCGGATCGGCCTTGGTGCGGTGGTGGCCGACGATATGGGGCTGGGCAAGACAGTTCAGGTGATTGCCTTTCTCCTGAAGCTCCAGGAGGAATCGGCCCTCCGGCCGAACCGGCCCGCCCTGGCGGTTGTGCCGGCGAGCGTGGTAACCAACTGGGAGCGCGAGCTTCACCGCTTTGCCCCCTCCCTCGTCACGGGGATTTACCACGGGAGCGACCGTACGATGCCCTCCGGGGTCGATGTGATCCTCACCACCTACGCTCTCCTGCGGGGCGATATGGAGCACTTTGGCTCCCGGAAGTGGTCGGTTCTCATTATTGATGAGGCGCAGAATATCAAGAACACCGCATCGGCCCAGGCCCGGGCGGTGAAGGCCCTCAAGGCGGGGTTCTCCATCGCGATGACGGGGACTCCCGTGGAGAACCGCCTCCTGGACTACTGGAGCATCATCGACTTTGCCATGAAGGGGTATCTGGGAACGAGGGCGTCCTTTAAGGAGCGCTATGCCGTGCCGATTGAACGCTTCCGCGACCAGACTGCCCTGGAGCAATTTCGCACCGTTACGGCGCCGCTCGTTCTTCGCCGTCTGAAAACGGACCGCACCATTATCGACGATCTTCCGGAAAAGATCGTGATCAACCGCTATCCCCTTCTTACGGGGGAGCAGATGGTGCTCTACCGGGAGCTGGTTGAGAGGACCGAGGAATTTCTTGGGGAGGCTGAGGGGATCGAGCGGTCCGGGATGGTCTTCAAGCTGATGACCGGCCTCAAGCAGATCTGCTGCCACCCCCACCTCTACGCCAAACGGGGCGGACGCGGCTCGGCGGTGTCGGGGAAGGCGAAGTTGCTGGCAGAGCAGGTCGGGACTATTGCCGAACGGGGAGAGAAAGTGCTGATCTTTACCCAGTTCGCCGAGATGGGGCGGCTGCTCCAGGAGATGATCGATGCCGAGTTGCACCTGCCCTGTCTGTTCCTGCACGGCGGCAGCTCGCGCAAGGAACGCGATGCCATGGTGGACCGGTTCCAGAACGACCCGACCTACCAGGTGATGGTGCTCTCGATTCGTGCCGGCGGGGTCGGGCTCAACCTGACCGCAGCGAACCATGTGATCCACTACGACTTGTGGTGGAATCCTGCTGTGGAGCATCAGGCCACCGACCGGGCCTTCAGAATTGGCCAGAGGAAGGATGTGATGGTCTATCGCTTTATTACCGGCGGGACCTTTGAGGAAAAGATCAGCGCCATGCTGGAGGCCAAGGAGGATCTCGCCGAGCTGACCGTCGCCCAGGGCGAGAAGTGGCTGACGCAGCTGAGCACTACCGAGATCAGGGACCTGATCGATCTGACCGGCGAGGGATGAGCGGGATTTGCTTCCAGCCGGCCGGGCCACACTGGTACCGGTAGTGCTACACTGCAGAGGTGGGAAAAAGATCGCACAATCAAGCATGGTGGCGATGCTGTACAGATGATGAACGAATATCCGGGTAGCACTCATGAAGAAACAAAAAAGCAATTCTTGCCAGGCTCAACCACAGAAAACCCGCTTTGACCGATACCTGTGTCTGGGAAGCAACAGAAAGGGTCTGATTCTTTACGCCCAAAACGAAGACGACGCCGCCCGGCAGTACTTTGATAAACATAAGCAAATCCCCGAAGTCGTTAAGGCCTTAGGGCAGTTCAATCCAGGTCACCCCGATGCCATGTGGAACCGGCTGAGCGGCAGCTTGGTACCACAGAAAAAACTATTACCGGGCTGGGAGCTCTGGTGGAT
This genomic interval carries:
- a CDS encoding DEAD/DEAH box helicase, which translates into the protein MARIEFGHTWWGRRWLDALAHIDFGNRLPRGKRYARNGSVKSISIEGTRISARVKGTRPTPYSVRLTLWEFRALEQETIIDLVKDDPYYLSQLEARRLPPELEGVLAERGIRLFPKSWKELAMTCSCPDWAVPCKHLAAVVYIVANEIDKNPFLVFRMHGLNLLEAIHGGPLEDNGKIVGVESLVAEGPVEYACSRESLEELDLAAIPDLYPATAQLLTEFPLFYLQGDFRELLLGAIRKTGTKATRYISRLDIQEESRTAPSSTCTMTIQKGSGGVTGRIGSGEGEVAFDSDDFSPFVEYLQRLSAGDLSVYPPMVSFLIMCHNFALRVMERHAIVPELISVRKDTFIIRWIPALFNGEVAEIFEGLVRALPGEVLRYDRKPLPRREQVLFLISFFLRHYLRLLEPVKNAGEHPIRAMFFQGDEYRPARFEEQGNAQTINLWLGRFFIRPIHHHPVIRVEEGGQDAFKFEVLVGDRREPESLPVSFPLFLESLDPETLPLLRDLSLLSTYLGTVNTFLKEGRAVTVSTGNFLEEWFGAIPALRTLGVRTVVPKALREVFQPHLTLGMRKRSDSDSDRVVSYTSLKDMLAVDWHVAVGDEVMPAEELFELSERYGRFVRYKDRFIELDETRLAQISRKMERDPRPRAIDLLQIGLTGTYEGAPIAMSPEARALFDQLLKAPEAEVPPGLRAELRPYQLRGYRWLYNNYRIGLGAVVADDMGLGKTVQVIAFLLKLQEESALRPNRPALAVVPASVVTNWERELHRFAPSLVTGIYHGSDRTMPSGVDVILTTYALLRGDMEHFGSRKWSVLIIDEAQNIKNTASAQARAVKALKAGFSIAMTGTPVENRLLDYWSIIDFAMKGYLGTRASFKERYAVPIERFRDQTALEQFRTVTAPLVLRRLKTDRTIIDDLPEKIVINRYPLLTGEQMVLYRELVERTEEFLGEAEGIERSGMVFKLMTGLKQICCHPHLYAKRGGRGSAVSGKAKLLAEQVGTIAERGEKVLIFTQFAEMGRLLQEMIDAELHLPCLFLHGGSSRKERDAMVDRFQNDPTYQVMVLSIRAGGVGLNLTAANHVIHYDLWWNPAVEHQATDRAFRIGQRKDVMVYRFITGGTFEEKISAMLEAKEDLAELTVAQGEKWLTQLSTTEIRDLIDLTGEG